Genomic segment of Pongo pygmaeus isolate AG05252 chromosome 1, NHGRI_mPonPyg2-v2.0_pri, whole genome shotgun sequence:
TctaacttttctttataaagataaTATGTGCCCTTTGGGAAGACTTAGAAAATACTGAAAgatataaagaagagagaaaaaagtagtATGTAgcactaatatttattaaatgcttgcTACATGTCAGGAATTGTTTCAAAtgtttgtatttaatatttacttaGAATAATCCTGTTAATATGtgatatactattattatttctattttgagtaTCTCGTGAATAAAAGGTatttgaaaaattcctatcaatGGTTATATAATATCCCATAATGGAATTTATAATGTTTCTGACCACTTAATAATTGCTGGTGCTCCAGACTACTTCCAGCATCTCGccatcttgtgtgtgtgtgtgtgtgtgtgtgtgtgtgtgtaaatggtgCAGTAAACAGttttggaaataatttccttttaaggTAGAGTCATTTTCGTTAGTTTTATAGGGTGTTTGAAATTGGAGATATTTTCTTCAAGTGCAAGATTATGTTGTATTTAATACTTTAGTTTAAAAGTAATTTGCTTAGTAATAGTAATTGTGTTTACTTCCTAAAATGTTTGTAATATAACCATATTACAATAATTTTCAAGTAAGTGTGAAGATGTTGAAATCAAAAGGGGAGGGTATAAAATGATGAGAGAGGTTTAGCTatagatagataaaatatatatcataagtACTAGAGGGTAATATGCAAAAACAAAGTTAAGGTGATAGGACTGCGTTGGgaaataatttagttttttgaagGTGAAAGAAACTATTTGGGAAATCCTGCTCCTCTCACCATTTAAACAGCATGAGAGATAATTATGTCAGTAAATATAGTGGTGATTTTAACATGTAAAAATCATAGTTAAttaagtttgaaaaacactgtttaGATGAAGATTATGGAAGAGATTCGGGCCCTCCCACTAAGAAAATTCGATCATCTCCCCGAGAAGCTAAAAATAAGAGGCGATCTGGAAAGAATTCACAGGAAGATAGGTAAGAGgcattgtttttctgttcctgcttacACTGTCACCACTCTGAGATGAGAGCAGTCTCTGATCTCTAAATTGTTGGAATCTCATATACTTTTGAAAAGTACTTACTGTCCActtaatattttgcatatttcatATTATCTCATGCTGTGCTTGAGTATATAATTTGTTGTCTAAGGTTAATACTGACACTTTCATTGTAGTGATAACAAAAAATAAGTGATATATCCCATTCAGTCACAAATCACTGGCACAATTATAACTAAAGGTTGTAGAATCTTAAGTTGTATAGCCTGCTGCATTTTGCTGTCTCATAATCAATTCTCctttgtttaaataatttaaccattttggagttttttttcccctagtttTACAAATGAGTTGTGATTTTAACAATAATTTTGCCTCATAAGACCAGGATATTAGGAGTAcatggtggctcgtgcttgtaataccaggactttgggaggcctaggtaggaggatcgcttgagcccaggagtttgagaccagcctgggcaatataaggagaccacgtctctacacaaaaatttaaaaattggccgggaatggtggcacttgcctgtagtcccagctacccaggagtccgaggcaggaggatcctttgagcccaggagttcaaggctgcagtgagctatgattgcaccactgcactccagcctaggtgacagagccaagaccgtctcaggaaaaaaaaacaacaacaacaagaccAGGATATTGTAATTTCTGCCTTGTTAGTAAAGTTATATACACTCTCACACTTGGTGTAACATGAACTTTAAGACCTTCTTGGTGATAATGGTGATTATAGTGATGATGATGGCTACTGTTTATGATTATTATGTGACAATCTCTATTATGTGTTTTACGTACActatcatttaattcttacaacatcTGTATTTGGGTAAATGTTAACTTAGAGGGGTTCTGTGATTTAACCAAAGTTATCCAGCAAATGGACAAACAGGTTATGAAACCATGTCTGTTGGACTCCAAAGTACATTTTTTAACCATTAGAGCTCTATACCGCTTCCAAATAATACTATTACAAATGACcagttcaaataaatgaaatatttctcaCTACTTCTTCTAAGAATCTTGGAGCaccaaaataattattaaattcatGTATTTACCTAGTAGTTTTATTTATGTTGACAACCTCTAATACTTTTTTTACTGGAGCATGTCAGAAATGTGCTTTTAAGGAAAAGTAATACGGAATTATACTGTTGGGAAACAAGTCTTCTAGAGCTTCTTGGTATATGTCTAACacagttgttgttgtttgtttttaatagagatgggctctcgccatgttgcccaggctggtctcaaactcctgggctcaagcgatcctcccatctcagcatcccaaagtacagggattacagatgtcagccaccatgcctggcctaaaacagttttttgtttgtttgtttgttttttgagacagtctcactcttgtcacccaggctggagtgcaatggtgtggtcttggctcactgcaacctccgccttctgggttcaagtgattctctcgcctcagcctcccgagtagctgggactacaggcacccgccaccacacccagctagtttttgtatttttagtagagacgggttttcacagtgttggctaggctggtcttgaactcctgacctcgtgatagcccacctcggcctcccaaagtgctggaattacaggcgtgagccaccgcacctggccaaacagTTTTATATGGCAGCCCAACTCAGAactatttttcattatattcattatctcatttctcCTAAGAAAGACCTGCTTTGTGGCATGTTATAATGTCTCATTGACATAATTAACATCTAGCTCACAGTTTTTCTTGTTGCAgtcatttgattttattattctAAGTGCTGGAAGGATTGAAATAAATACAGGTTTTATTGCTATCTGTATGCCTTGTGTATTTATTCTCAGACCAGTGCTctgttgatttttctgttttcaaagttCAGCCTTCACTTAACTTTGCTGTAGTGGTGCTTAAGGATTAATGTAGTCTGTAAACTCAataaaagaactggaaaaaataatataattcatcATTGTGTTAGAATTATGAATTTGATGCTTATTTTGCAtaaaaaaatttatacagaacAGTCACAGGTTTCAGAATTATAAAGTGTCTTGGACTCAGGTTGCTTAGTAAAGGATTTTGTTTGGTCATTCTCTTTGCTTAAGAATCATGGGTTCAGTAATTTCTCATTTGAGTGTGGTCTAGATTATGGGGAATACCAAAAGTGATTTATAAGACCTGCTATTTGAGAAAGGAAAGCTTTGAAGGCAGTTTTTATGTGCaagtttttgggttttgttcttCAGAATTTTTCATGGAATGATAAAATTGTAGCATTGAAGAACACCAAGTGATTTGCCTAAGATCATACAACTAACTAATGACAAACAGATAGACTACtaggggctgggtatggtggctcacgtttgtaatcccagcactttgggatgccaggacaggtggatcacttgatctcaggagtttgacaccagcctaggcaacatggtgaaaccccatctctatttttaaaaatatgtaaattaacaAAGAGAGATAGGATACTAGAATCCAGATTCTGGAGTTAAGACTTATGAAGACATAATGTGTTTGGTTGTgactaaaaattgtttttaaaaactttccatTGAACTTTGAAGCTCCTTAACTTCTTATTTTACTTTGCGGAGTGATTTTgagctcattttattttctccatggtACCACCAGGCAGGACTATATGTTGATGTTTCTGATGCAAAGAAATATTGGGAGGAAATATTAATAGGGGATAATTCAgtcaatttattttccattttattctaggTAAATTTTTAGGCATATTAAAAGTTAGATAAGATAACTGAActacaattcctttttttttttgtggggtggggggatggagtcttgctctgtcacccaagctggagtgcagtggtgcaatcttagctcactgcaacctctgcctcctgagttcaagtgattctcctgcctcagcctcccgagtagctgagattacaaccatgcaccaccacacccagctaatgtttgtatttttagtagagacagggtttcaccatgttagccaggctggtcttgaactcctggcctccagctgtctgcctacctcagccacccaaattgctgagattacaggcgtgagccaccacgcccggactacaattctttttaataattttagatattttagcaATTTTTCTCGTGTATATTTAGTGATCTTTATTTGCCGTCAACactatgtatttttagtatttttatactCTGCCTCTGTTcgagaatatttttcttattaaatattcttGTGAACCAAGATTTATCCATAGGTGAAAAAATTCCAGCCTGTGTTGAGAcagcttctttttttcctttgagtctTTGGAAGCAGTGTTTTGTAACGTAAATAAAATTGTGCTTATTCACCAGCATCCAtgtaaataaggaaataaagtaCTCCTTAGCATTTGTTTGAACATTTTATATAGAAGAGGTATTTTTCACTTCTTCTCAAGTCAGAAATCAGAGATCTATGTTCACTTAGATTTTGAGCTAAGACTTTTATGCATTTGCTTTTTTGCCTCCCTTTATAGTGAGGACTCAGAAGACAAAGATGTGAAGACCAAGAAGGATGATTCTCACTCAGCAGGTagtaaactattttaaatgtaagaggtataattatatttatgtattattttattagatGTTTTAATAAGTGAtttctatgccaggcactgttgcaaATCTGGGATTACAAAGACATTTCCAtcttcaaagagctcctaatgaTTCTCAGTCCTGGTGGCTTATTACAGTTATCtatgaatcttttttaaaatgcatattctggGTCCTGTCCCAAAATTTCTGATTAAATAGATCTAAGTGGGATGTTGGGGCTTGGTTTTCTTTAAGTATCTATACATTATTCTTATGCATGGTCAATATTGGAAATCATTTACATAAACAAAAGACATCAAActaaatagaataatatataaatataaaacttggTAAAATAGGGGCATGAAAAGGGGGAGTGGTAGACTCTGggtggaaaagcaaatgaaaGTTTCATTCCCACTCTAAAAAGCGGAGACATAGCCTTTTGAAACAGTAGCCAGAGAaagttttttttgtaaaaattttaacttaaattaATATGAATTAATGGGGAGTCTCCATGGCCAAATAAAATGTTCAGTCCTGATGATTCTACTTGTtgttggtatttatttttaaatttaatcttcCAAGAATTGAGATTTTTAATCCATATTACTTCCAGCCACTTTAGTTTTGACCTACATTCCCTTGCTGTTGTCTCCCTGGATCTCCCTTTAAATGAGACTGCTGTTTAGCTAATACAAAGGGGAGAGACAAAGTTCTGCTAAATTCACTCTGCTTAGCTGTTTTGCTTTCCCTCCTATTCAAGTATACTATCTGGCTACCTAAATTGAAAAGAAACTGTATTAATCTTTTGCACTATCTGGTGATCCTGTGATAATAGAGTGTATGCTTTCAGTCATTTGCCTTGTAAATCCTAGTTTGAATCTCTTACACTTGCTAGTTTATTGAGCACTTCTAGATAAATAACTCTGTACTAGTATTAAGCTAAGCTTCTACCAAGTGGGTTTAGTTTTGGGTCTGCCATGTCAGCTTTATTCTGTTTGTCTCtagatgagatttttaaaagtgaaagagaTGACTTGAACACTGACTATGGCAAGGCTCATGGGACTAGAAGTGTTTTCAGAAGAGTGACCACTTAACCTTGACAGAATAAGGGAGCCTAAAACTTCAGGAAAAGGGCTGTAGGTAGAGACTAAGGCAAATATGATTTAGTCTAGAGGCAATAGGCTGGCACCCTACACTTTAACCAGATTTATTCACAACACAACCGTgtgttaaaaaaagtttttttaggctgagcatggtggctcccgcctgccatcccagcactttgggaggctaaggtgggtagatcacctgaggtcaagggttcaagaccagcctggccaacatggcaaaaccctgtctctatcaaaaatacaaaaatttgactgagcccagtggctcatgcctgtaatcccagcactttgggaggccaaggcaggtggatcacctgaggtcaggagttcgagaccagcctggccaacatggcaaaactccttctctactaaaaataaaaaaattagccaggtgtggtggcgggtgcctgtaatcccagctactcgggaggctgaggcaggagaatcacttgaacctgggaggcagagaggttgcagtgagctgagatcccgccgttgtactccagcctaagcaagaagagcaaaactccatctcaaaaaacaaacaagcaaacaacaaccaacaacaagaaattagctgggtatggctgcatgtgcctgtagtcccagctacttgggaggctgagacaggagaatagcttgaacccaggaggcacaggctgcagtgagccaagattgcgccactgcactccaatctgggcgacagagcgagactccaaattaaaaaaaaaaaaaatttttttattagtagACTCTAAGAATATGTGGAAGTAAATTTTTTATAGGCTTCTCCAAACGTCTTTCACTAATTAatctaaatatgtattttaaagattttccagctgggcgcagtggctcacacctgtaatcccagcactttgggaggccaaggagggtggatcacctgaggtcgggagttcgagaccagcctgaccaacatggtgaaaccccgtctctactaaaaatacaaaattagccaggtgtggtggcgcgcacctataatcccagctactcgggaggctgaggcaggagaatcacgtgaacctgggaggtggaggttgcagtgaggcgagattgcgctattgcactccagcctgggcaacaagagcaaaactccgtctcaaaaaaaaaaagattttcctcAATCCCCTCTAAATTGAAATGGTCACAAGCCATTCATTGTAAAGGGTAACAGTTTGACATTATTTTAGGGTTTTCATGTTTTATGTCTTAGAACAAAGATTATTGGAAgacattctttctctctcatactatattaagatatttttctaACTTTAGCTTTCAAAAACAGTGAACATAGATTTGAATGTAATTGAGAATTTTAGAGCAAAGCAATGATGTAACTTTAAAGTATAGGAGTCATGTGTTCACGCTTTAATTCAGCTTGGCTACTGCTTAAAATTACATGCCTTTGTTACTTTGTATGTAATAGTGGGTACATGGTCTTGTCCAAGTTGATTCTTTGTGAATTTAGGTCCCCTTTATacattttgtagatttttttttttttttttttttatgttctgggatacatgtgcaggatgtgcaggtttgttacatacgtaaatgtgtgccatggtgatttgctgcacctatcaacccatcacctaggtattaagtccagcatgcattagctattttttaatgctctccctctccatcccccCACCCTGCCCGCTCCCTcgccacaggccccagtgtgtgttgttcccctccctgtgtccatgtgttctcgttgttcagctcgcacttataagcgagaacatgcagtgtttggtcttTTGtgcctgcattagtttgctgaggataatggcctccagctccatccatgtccctgcaaagaacatgatctccttccctttttatggctgcatggtattccatggtgtgtatgtaccacattttctttatccagtctatcattgatgggcatttgagttgattccatcATTTTGCAGAAATGTTGAAGGATAGAATTTGCCCTTTTACAATGAAATAAAGCTGCAGATTAATATCCTATATTGGCCACTATGTTGGGTTTTTCAGTCAGTTATATTTTCAGTCAATTATTAATCTTTTGCACTAtcttgtcaaatataaaattcttTAATCGTTATATCATGGTAATTCTGATATTGCAGAGGATAgtgaagatgaaaaagaagatCATAAAAATGTGCGCCAGCAACGGCAGGCGGCGTCTAAAGCAGCTTCTAAACAGAGAGAGATGCTCATGGAAGATGTGGGCAGTGAGGAAGAACAAGAAGAGGAGGATGAGGCACCGTTCCAGGAGAGTATGTGAAGTTGTTTTGTGTACTTTGGTTGTTTGGTCATAATTGTAGTTTGTGACCTTGGTTACTCTGGCATTTTCTAGGATGCTAAATGTTACAACCAGTCCCTTAAATTGGGTAGATACTCCCTGTTAAAAGAGATGACTGTATTGGttcctgttaatatttttaaaggttcaGAGATTCTCATGATTGCCCACCATTTGTAATGGTTGCACTTTTTATTTAATGATGTTTGTGTTCAAACACTGAATGAACATTTGCTTAAGTAACAGTCACATTAGGCATTGCGATTGAGATTTGTATTTTGCCTTGGTGGAGGAGGTTGTAGACCTCTTTTCACAGAAAAATCATGTTAATAACAAAATTTCGGTGTTTCACAGGTTATTCAGATTAGTTAATTCTATGTGTTTTTGTTtcgtgtttggttttcttgtttCACTTATTCATAATTGGACCAAAAAGGCCCTGTCAGTTCAGTTTTGTTTCCCTGGTCTCAACCAGTACTACTTGGAAGTGATGGAACTACCAAAAGTTATTTGATAGTTTCAGTTTTTATTCAGATTAACTCTTACCCTTCCTGTTTTCAATCTACTTTTCAAACACATCACTCATGTAACTCTCTCATGTAAGGTGCATGCAAAATCCATTTGACAAATGAGGCTGGTGATGACTCCAGTCAAATTGGTAGTACAGCTCCAAATAGAATCCAAGGGTGTTTGACTCCCAAATCCCATCCTCTAGTCATTCTTAGCACTCTCTTCCTTTTTTACTTGGAAGGATGTGTACATTAAGTTAGATGTTgaaattcttctttcttctcagaAGATTCCGGCAGCGATGAAGATTTCCTGATGGAAGATGATGACGATAGTGACTATGGcagttcaaaaaagaaaaacaaaaagatggttAAGAAGTCCAaacctgaaagaaaagaaaagaaaatgcccaaACCCAGGCTAAAGGCTACAGGTAATTTCTGCAGAAGTGAAATTAAATTTACTGCTTTAAAGATTTTGAGAACCATTATTTTCAGTACAGAAATTCTTCATTAGGATTTGGCATTGGCCTGATGTTTAGCAGGAATACAAGAAATCTAAAAGGGTCTTGTATTCTGCAACTGGAAGTATCTCTTATTAATAAAGACACTAACCTGTTTAAGAGTCTAGTGGACTTAGCCATGTTCTTCAACTACTGCCAGTACTTGAGCAAGATTTCAGAATGATCTATTTGTTTCAGACACAGTGGTAGAAACACTGTATCATCATAGCTGTTACTGCTCTTTTTTCCTCACTGGTATCACAGTCTCAGCAGCCAGCAAAGACTTAATTGTGAAAATGCACAAACCTAGAGTAATACGTTTAAGTTCCACGTTCTGAACTCTACCCCATCCTCTGTGCTATCAGAATAAAACCACACTTGATggcatgagttaatttttttctgagcccTAATGGTTTCTCCTAGTTGGAGCTAGTTTGTTAACTAAATCAGAAATCAATTCGCTTTTTGTGTAGGTGGTTTTATTCTGTTAGGTAGAACTAGTCATTGTTAAACTTCTGTTTATCACTTCCTACTGTTAGGAATGATGGAACTATCAAATGTTATTTGATGGCTTTAGTTTCTGATCAGATtaattcttttccttccctctttttgaCCTGCTTTTTAT
This window contains:
- the NUCKS1 gene encoding nuclear ubiquitous casein and cyclin-dependent kinase substrate 1 isoform X2, producing the protein MSRPVRNRKVVDYSQFQESDDADEDYGRDSGPPTKKIRSSPREAKNKRRSGKNSQEDSEDSEDKDVKTKKDDSHSAEDSEDEKEDHKNVRQQRQAASKAASKQREMLMEDVGSEEEQEEEDEAPFQENSGSDEDFLMEDDDDSDYGSSKKKNKKMVKKSKPERKEKKMPKPRLKATVTPSPVKGKGKVGRPTASKASKEKTPSPKEEDEEPESPPEKKTSTSPPPEKSGDEGSEDEAPSGED
- the NUCKS1 gene encoding nuclear ubiquitous casein and cyclin-dependent kinase substrate 1 isoform X1; its protein translation is MSRPVRNRKVVDYSQFQESDDADEDYGRDSGPPTKKIRSSPREAKNKRRSGKNSQEDSEDSEDKDVKTKKDDSHSAEDSEDEKEDHKNVRQQRQAASKAASKQREMLMEDVGSEEEQEEEDEAPFQEKDSGSDEDFLMEDDDDSDYGSSKKKNKKMVKKSKPERKEKKMPKPRLKATVTPSPVKGKGKVGRPTASKASKEKTPSPKEEDEEPESPPEKKTSTSPPPEKSGDEGSEDEAPSGED